Genomic window (Vulpes lagopus strain Blue_001 chromosome 6, ASM1834538v1, whole genome shotgun sequence):
tttctttttagaagaaacGATTATTTTTCCAGTTCTGGAGCAATTACCTGTATCTATCTCCTCGCCCTTATCCAAGATGGCTGAGCCAGAGTCGGTATCCGCTCTAGCTGCCGGAAATGTGTTCGCTTCTATGGTCCAAAAGGCTCTTTCGCGGTGCGTTTCTGACGACTTCCGGCGGCTCCTCTCGCGGGGATTGGCTGTTGGCGGCGTTGCGGCTAAGCTCGTGTGCGGCGGCGGTGTCGGCAGCGGCTGCGGCGAGAGAGTTTGGCGCGATGGTGAGAAAGGCCTCGGCGGCTCCCCGATCCCCCGGCCTCTGAGGCGATCCCAGCCGTGTACATCTTGTCCCCGTCCCATCCAGCGCGAGAGTGCAGCTCCCCGGCCCTCCAGCTTGTGGCGCGACCTCTCCCCTTcccgccgcggggccgcggggccgcggggccgctgGGCCTGGCGCTAGGCCCCGGAGCCCGGGTCCGCCCAGGTCCGCCCTGCGTTTGCGCGCCCGCGGCCGAGGTCCGGCGAGGCGTGCGGTGCGGAGGATGCGCTTCCTCCCGCTCGCTGCGTGCGGATGCTGCGCTTTTCCCCCCAGACTCTGGCCCGATGTGGGAACAATGGCCGAGGGATGTCTGACAAACCTGCGCCTGCAGCTGACAGATGGGGTGTGCTGCGCCCAGCGTGTGGGCCGGGAGGGGTCGTCTTTGCTTTGTAGCGTGCTTTCTCAGGCATCCCCTTTTGTTTTGCTGGGCTCCGTCTTCAAACAGACATACGacgttttttccccctcttttccgAGACCCCAGAGGCCTGATCTGGCGTTTCTCCCGGCCCTCGATCCTGTTCTTACTCATTCTCTCTGGGACTCAAAGCTGAAAAGAAGATGGGCTCAGCTGAGGGTTCGGGGTGGTAGTGCAGTGAGTGGCTATTTTgttcgtgggtttttttttttaatttcatttttatttattattttttttaatttcgtTCCGCCAAAAAGGAGATGATCCACAGGGATTATGAGGAATCGTGGTTATTCCACACTTCAACCTCCGTTTTCTGATCGCTGGGGTTAAACGTTAACAGGTTACGCAGCTGTTGTTAACAAGGAACTCTCTGAGGTTACACCTTTCTGAATTGAGGTGTTTTTTAAGTGACCAAACGTGGTCTCCCAGAGACGACTGAGCAATCAGAAGACTGGGTCTCcaattctttcttgttttgtcatAATTGACAGCGTGACTTTTGGAAGACTCTGTATCTCTgagtttcccttctttctctgccctttctgTCACTCTTTGGTAGCGTGTTATAATGGTAAGATTAAAATCTaaggaagggggatccctgggtggcgcagcggtctggcgcctgcctttggcccagggcgccatcctggagacccgggatcgaatcccatatcgggctcccagtgcatggagcctgcttctctctctgcctctctctctctctctctctctctctctgtgactatcataaataaataaaaattaaaaaaaaaaatctaaggaaggGACAGCAGTTAATATCAACGAGCCGTTCTGGGTCGGCAAATATCAGTGATAATTCCTTCTCAGTCCAGGTAGCTTTAAGAGCTACGAATTTGTAGATAAAGCAAACAATTATTGGTTCAGTCGTTGTATGTACTTCTGCTTTATTAAAGACAAGCTTCAAGGGGTGGGgattttttgtggggttttttggtagTTTGGCAGAAGCATCTGAAGCTAATGACCTAGTCCTCCTGTGTATTGTAATATTTCTGTAGCAGTAGAAGGATGACTCAGTTCATGTGTAAGAATTTTAAGAGTAGGACCGGATTAACTATTCATTAAAGTGGTTTATATCTGCTTGGTAATCAGAATAAggattttattaaagtatatctGTGTACCTTTTCCTGACTTAGGTTTTGCaaccttatttttctattgtgagaatatatatgtatttgtttacgTGTACTTGTATTTTGCatagatatttgtttttgtttttaataaaaccaaATGGCTTTGAAAATAGCTCCAGTAAAAAGAAAGTGATCAAAACTGGTTTGGGAAGCTTTCtgatcttaaaatgttaaaagcaaaatACTGCCACTTAAAAATAATACCCGTTTCAGCTACAGTTTTGTaaatttagtcatttttttcttagtttttaatcGTTGTCTTTGAGTACTAAGTATTGAAAATAGTGAGCTTTCTCAGAAGTTCACTTTAAGACTAGATGTAAAAAGCGTATTGAATAGCCGTTTCCATATCATTACTTTTTTGAAGTAAATTAGTCCCTTAATTTTCattagaatgagaacaaaattaaatagTAGTGACTGATACGACTGCTGTGACTCCATTGTTGTGCTaaggatagaaaaagaacatAGATCGGATCCACTGCTTACAGTCATAAatagtatttctctttttctcagtctacttctaaatttttattaaggcacttaataggggcacctgggtggctcagtagttgaacggctgcctttgactcaagttgtcgaagtcccacatcgggctccccacagggagcctgcttctccctctgcctatgtctctttctctctgtgtgtctcatgaacgaataattttttttttttaaggcacttaATAGGGCTGGAGATAGAAAGTGACCAGTGGAGATAGAAAACCTAAGTGGGTTTATAATCTAgttgggaagaaaagaagaaaaaacagtagAACGTAACTCATGCTGAATGCTTAGAGGCAGGAAGTACAACAGTTGCAGAAAGCCCTTAAGGACAGGGAGTCCTTACAGAGTTGTTAGACCATCATCTGACACCACACTTGAACAAAAGCATAAATGTAAGAAGAGCACCCTGATTAATAGTGGATTAATAACCAATGATCATTTGTGTCATGACTAGAGATTTTATATCATACTATGAATTTCTCAAATATGAGTTAGAAACTTAAATTGAAATCACTTTTCCCTCTGCAGTCTCACACCATTTTGCTGGTACAGCCTACCAAGAGGCCAGAAGGCAGAACTTATGCTGACTATGAATCTGTGAATGAATGCATGGAAGGTGAGTTTAAGCACTAatgaagagtttttatttttgttttcttgatcttCACTATTAGAATATGTCTCATTTAGGAACTGGGCTTGTTTTTCCTCCAGATTTCTCAAGTTATTAATTTGAGTCAGGAAGGAAGAAGATACTAGGGACcatatttgttgaaaattgaAACATTGATTATATGTATTGTTTTACTgctgcaagtattttttttaatccagctcCCGTGATTACAGTGAATGGCTTTCTGAAGCCTCCCTTTGTTGATATTCCGTTATTCATTATGTAAATATCTTACAGTCCTTGTGTATTCTGGTTAGACTCAAACACTATAGAGTTGTTAAGACAGACTCTAGGGATACCTTCAGAACCTATTAGTCTGCTGATTGAACAAATAAGCATTAAAAGCTTTTGAGGTCTGAGTACACTCCATCAGCGTTAGAAGATAAAAATTAGCTCAAAGAATAAAGGCAAATGGAACCAAATAAGTATAATTTATTGTGTACTTGGTAAGCTGACACCACCCTGAAGGGAACTGTTAGCCCTTAATGCTTCTTTACTCAGTAAACCATTAGATGAGAGCACATAGATTGGATCATCACAAATTGGATTCATCCTTACATTTAATCATTATATTGAGTAAACCAGTTGTGCACATTCTGCACCCTTTTTAGCAAATTGTCtgttcttcacctttttttttttttttttttttttatgatagtcacacagagagagagagagaggcagagacataggcagagggagaagcaggctccatgcaccgggagcctgatgtgggattcgatcccgggtttccaggatcgcgccctgggccaaaggcaggcgctaaaccgctgtgccacccagggatcccggttcttcacttctttctataaatattttatagtcacTGTTCTTGCAATTGGGCATGTCCTTGAATTTGTTGATTATCCAGAGCTAACTGGGTTAGCCTTAAAATCTGTCCTTGTAAAGCCAACAATGGGTAGATCTGTGGGGGAAAAAACGACTGGTAATAATTAGAGACAGCTTCTAGGTAATTGGTACCATGCCTTCCTAATTGTAGATTCTcttaattttcaaagaagagCAGCTCTTGTCCTTCCCTCATTTTAGGACCTTTCCTTTGCTGACCATTAAGGTAGACTCTGTGCACATTCTGCCTTAGCACATTATTGTCTTACCTGTATTGTGTTTAGTCTTTGATTTCACAATACTCTGCCAACCTTTGCTATTTTAATGAATCctaactttctctttttcattaataCACTTTATTTCTAGAGCAGTTCaaggtttacagaaaaactgaacagaaaatACAGGGTTCCTAATGTACTCCCTTTCCTCACCTCCACAGTGTACCCCATTAATAACACcttagcaaaaataataataacaccttAACGTTGGTGTGGTACAGTTGTTGCAGTTGATgaaaccagtatttttttttttttttaaggattatttatttgtgagagagagagtgcccatGCAAACAagcggggagggggcagagggagaagcagacaccctgctaagcagggaacccagcttgggcttgatcccagtaccctaagatcatgacctgagccactgaaggcagatgcttaaccaactgagccacccaggtgccctggtaaaCCCAATAttgctacattattattattaactaaagtctacTGTTAACTAAAATCTGTTATTAACTAAAGCTTATATTGGGCTCTTCATGTTGTACAGTTATGTGGATTTTACTAGATGCATAACATATATTCATcgttacagtatcatacagaataattttcACTTACCTAAAAATCCCTGTGCTGCACTTGTTCATTCATCCCTACTTCACCTTCTGCTGTCCTGGCAACTGTTGGTCTCCTTGCCACCTCCATAGTTTtccctttttcagaatgtcagaGTTGGACTGTCTTGTGTCatttagcaatatgcatttaaggttcttccatgtctttttaaattaagttttttagGATAGTTGTAGGCTTACAGGAAAATCGGTTCAAAGCACAGAGAATTCCATCACACCCCTTCTTCCCTACTCCCTCTTTTCAGTTTCCCTTACTTATATTCTATATTAGTGTGATACATTAGTTACAACTATAGAGccaatactgatacattattGACTAAAGGCCATAGTTTACTTTAGTGTTCAGTCTTTGCTTTGGAGATCTTACgggttttggtttatttataaTACAAGTATCTACCATTTACTGCCCTGAAAAATCTCTGATGCTTTACCTGTTCCTCCCCCTaaatctctggcaaccactggtcttttTAGTGTCTCCATAGTGTCAACCTTTTCCCAAATGTCCTGTAGTTGAAATTATGTAG
Coding sequences:
- the ERH gene encoding enhancer of rudimentary homolog translates to MCSLLWSKRLFRGAFLTTSGGSSRGDWLLAALRLSSCAAAVSAAAAAREFGAMSHTILLVQPTKRPEGRTYADYESVNECMEGVCKMYEEHLKRMNPNSPSITYDISQLFDFIDDLADLSCLVYRADTQTYQPYNKDWIKEKIYVLLRRQAQQAGK